The nucleotide window GGTCTTTTGCTAAGCGTGGCGTTTCATGCGGCGGGCGCGGCCGGCGCACTGATCGATCAGCAAGGCGGCTATTCGATCGGTTCCAGCTACGACCCGAACTTTCGCGACGAATCGGCGCTTTTCGAACGGCTCTTCATCTGGTTCGCGACATTGACGTTTTTTACTGGAAAGGGCCTGCAGGCCGTCTATGGCTTCTTTGCGGATGCATGGGTGCTGTGGCCGCCTGGCGCGCCGCGACCCGATCACATGCGTGTGATGCGTGAACTGGCGGAGCAGCGGCTGCCGCTGTCGATGGTGGAGGGCGCGCGAATTGCAATGCCGCTCATCGGCATGATGCTGCTCGTCGACATTTCGATGGGGTTGATGTCCCGTTACGCGAAGCGGCTTAACCCGTT belongs to Paraburkholderia aromaticivorans and includes:
- a CDS encoding EscT/YscT/HrcT family type III secretion system export apparatus protein, which translates into the protein MTDYIGYVEGFAFCTIRPVVALSLVPFGGSESLGITLRLPLMLMFATLPQQIGWPTHPIVAASVEVLVGLLLGLLLSVAFHAAGAAGALIDQQGGYSIGSSYDPNFRDESALFERLFIWFATLTFFTGKGLQAVYGFFADAWVLWPPGAPRPDHMRVMRELAEQRLPLSMVEGARIAMPLIGMMLLVDISMGLMSRYAKRLNPFTTARTVKAIVLSFTIVACVPVLIERLNALFLQGAILQ